CACGGGCACCGAAGAAAACCGAGCACTTACAGGCTGTGACGATGGAAACGGTCGCGTTTTTGCGGGCGGCGGCGGTGCAGCGGGAGAGGCCGGATCTGATCGTGATGGACCCTCCGCGGGCTGGCATCGGGGCTGAGGTTTGTGGGCTTCTGGAGCGGATCGGGGCGGCAGAGATCGTCTATGTTTCGTGTGATGTGGTCACTTTGGCTCGGGATTTGTTTTTGCTGGTAGACTCCGGCTACCGGGTTGCGGAAGTCCATTTGATTGATATGTTTCCGCAGACGTTTCACCTGGAGACGGTGGTTTTTCTGTCGAAAACGATGGTCTGAACGTGGGCCAATGTGTGGCTGATGCGGTTTCCTGCACGCTTCATCGGAGAGCCGGCCGCTTCCCCTGATCCCAGACTCTGGGCCAGGAATGGGTCGCGTCTTGAGCCGCTCAGCTTTCGCCGGACTCCGCTGCTTTGGGCGGCTTTGTGGTTCTGCGTGGGGATCGGGGCTGAGCGGCTTGGATGGGTTCCGGCTGTGGTTTGGGTAATGGCGGTCCTGCTGCTAGCGGGGATGAGCGGGGCGGCGATACGGACGCCTTGGGTCGGGCTGGTTCCTGTGGCGGGGCTCTGGGTGGTGGCGGGGTTGGGGTGCGGGGAGATGCAGCCGGGAGCGGCGACGCAGGCGGAGTTGCGTGGGTTCGCGGATGGGCTTAGCCGGACGGTGCAGGGACGGGTGATGCGGGTGCGGGTGCTTCCTCCGCAGGCTCGGCAGGACGTAGATGTGGATGGCTATGAGGAGACGGAGGGGGATGCGGGGCTGTCGGTCGACCTGGGGGTGGAGGCGGTCGAGGAGGTGACGCCGGATGCGTCGCGGATGGTTCCGGTGACGGGCGGGGTAAGAGTCACGGTGATCGCGGAACCTGGGGTGGCGATGCCGGAGTTGCGGTGCGGGGATGTGGTTGACGTGGCGATGCGGCTCAAGGTGCCAGAGCGGTTTCGGGATCCGGGGGCTTGGCAGTACGGGGATTACCTGCTGGATCAGGGGATCGGGGTTCATGCCTCCGTGCGGGCGGGGAAGCTTGCGGCTGAGACCGCCCGAGGTGCGGGGAAGGCCTGGGATCTGCGGTGCCGGGTGTACGCGGCGCAGGCGTGGGCTTCGGGGAGGATGTTGGCATTTGCCCGGTCGGGGGCGAACCGGGCTCTGCCGGAAGGGTCGCGGCTTACGGCGGAGGATGCGGGGACGCTGAACGCGATGCTCTTTGGGGATCGGTTGGGGCTGAATAGGGAGATGCGCAAAGGGTTCGAGCGAACGGGATCGTTTCATCTGTTCGTGGTTTCGGGGATGCATGTCGGGTTGATCGCGCTCGGGATCTTCTGGGTTTCGCGGCGGACGCGGCTTCCGATGTGGGCGGGGACCTTCGTCACGATCGGGCTGACGACGGGGTATGCGGCGCTCACAGGGCTTGGGATTCCGGTGCAGCGGGCTTTGGGGATGGCTTCGATCTTTCTGATCGCGCGGCTTCTGGACCGGCACCACAACACGCTCAATGCGCTCGGGGCGGCGGTGCTGGGTGCGCTGGCGTGGTCGCCATCCAGCTTGTTCGAGGCGAGCTTTCAGATGACGTTTCTGGCGATTGTGGGGGTGGCGGGGATTGCGATTCCGCTTGGCGAGAGGACGATTCTGCCGTATGCGCGGGCGGCGAGACGGATCGAGGAGGTTTGGCGGGATGTGCGGTTTGAGCCGAGGCTGGCACAGTTCCGGGTGATGCTGCGGATGTTTGGCGAGGCTTTAGGGCGGCTGCTTGGGCGGTGGGCGATGGGCTTGCCTGCCCGGGGTATGCGGGTGGTGCTTTGGGTTGCGGAGCTTTGCCTTGTAGCCCTGGTGACAGAGGCGGTGATGGCTCTACCGATGGCGCTTTATTTTCACCGAGTGGCTCTGCTTGCTCTGCCGGTGAACCTGCTGACGGTTCCAGTGATCGCATTTCTGGTTCCGGCGGCGATGGCTACGTTTTGTGGAAGCTTGCTGAGTCCCTGGGTTGCGGTGCTTCCGGGGACTGTCACGGCGGTTCTGCTGCATGCAGTGGCTGGGACGGTGGGACACATCGCGCGGCTGACGGCTGCGGATGTCCGGGTCCCGGGACCGGCAAGTTGGGTGTGTGGAGTGGTTGTGGCAGGCCTTGGGTTCTGCTGCTGGGCATCGAGGCAAAGGCGAGCGGTTTGGGGATGGCTGACCGTGGCGACGCTGCCCCTGCTGGTCGGGCTTGCGCTTCTGCCAGCGACGCCGAGCGTGATTCCGGGGATGCTTGAGGTTACGGCGATCGACGTGGGACAGGGGGATTCGATTCTTGTCGTTGGGCCGAACGGCAGGGCGATGCTTGTGGATGCTGGTGGGCCGGTCGGTGGTGTGGGGCTTCGAAGTGGCTCTGCGGATACGGGCTTCGACGTCGGCGAGGAGGTGGTTGCGCCTTATCTTTGGTCACGTGAGCTGAGAAGACTTGACGTTCTGGCGTTGACGCATGAGCATAGCGACCATATGGGAGGAATGCCTGCGATCCTGCGAAGCTTCCGGCCGCGCGAGCTTTGGGTGGGGGTGGATGTTCCCTCCCAGGCTTACGGGGCAATGCTTGCGGAGGCTTCCGCGCTTGGCGTCAGGATTCGGCACCTTCGGGCTGGCGATGCGCTCCCTTGGGATGGGGTCGATGTTTCGGTGCTTGGGCCGGAGGCGGAGTACCGGAATGCCGGTGCTCCGAAGAATGACGACTCGCTGGTGATGCGGCTGCAGTTTGGGAAAGCCTCGGTTCTGCTTGAGGGCGACGCGGAGCGGCCGGAGGAGGCGACGATGCTGGCGCACGATCGAGTTGGGCCGGTGACGCTGCTGAAAGTTGGGCATCACGGGAGCGCGACGAGTTCGACGGAGGGGTTTCTGGCGGCGGTAAGCCCACGGGATGCGGTGATCTCGGTTGGGCGCGGAAATACCTTCGGGCATCCGCGAGGCGAGGTGATTACGCGGCTTGCCGGGCGAGGTGTGAAGCTCTACCGGACGGATATGTTTGGGATGACTACCTTTCTGCTGGGCAGGGATGGTGGAATCCGAGAGGTTGTTGGAACGTCAAATTAGTGTTGTCGGGCTTTTACCAGGGAGCGTGACTATGGACGTGCAGGAATCGAGCGAAGAGAAACCAGTGATGTCGCCGGCGGAACAGCAGGAAGAGGCACGGCTGCTGCGGCGCATGCAGATGATGATGAGCATGGTGATGCAGACGATCGCGCAGGATGGGTCTCTGACGGTCGACGAAGCCTCGCAGATGGTAGCCGATACCAAGACCGCCGCGTTGGCGATGTTTCCGGGAAAGGAACTCGCCTACGAACTGATCTGGAGGCCGAGGTTCCAGAGGCTGATGCGGGAGCGGTTTCGGTTGATGTAACGATAGACCGATAGGCCAGCCTCAGGTGAGCTTCGGCTGGCTGACGAGGAGCTTCCAGTCGCTGACGCTCTGGGCTGCGTAGAGGGCAGCGAACTCGAGGATGGCCGCAGTGAAGCGCTTGCCACCGCCGATGTATCCGGCGATGATGCGGGCGTCCCCGGCGCGTGCGTGACCACGGGCCAGTATCTCTCCGCAGACTGCGGCGTATTGGGAGAGGTCGGAGGCCTTCAGGCCGGTGATGTCGACGGAGGCCTTGTGGTCGTTGAGCTGGCGGACGAGGTAGTCGCGTCCGTCGAGGGTGGTCCAGCCGAGGAGCGGGTCCGACTGGAACTGCATGGCCTGCTGGCCTTCGGCGGTGCGCTGGCCCTGATTCTCGCGAAGCTCGGTGTGTTTGCGAAGGTATTCAGCATAGACGGAGGCCGCCTCCTGCTTGATCTGCAGAAAGAGTGGGTCGCCGGGGCCGTTGCCGGCCATGTAGATGACGTAATCGCGGAGGCCTACGGAGCCTGTGCCGACGACCTTGAAGGCG
This genomic window from Granulicella sibirica contains:
- a CDS encoding ComEC/Rec2 family competence protein translates to MRFPARFIGEPAASPDPRLWARNGSRLEPLSFRRTPLLWAALWFCVGIGAERLGWVPAVVWVMAVLLLAGMSGAAIRTPWVGLVPVAGLWVVAGLGCGEMQPGAATQAELRGFADGLSRTVQGRVMRVRVLPPQARQDVDVDGYEETEGDAGLSVDLGVEAVEEVTPDASRMVPVTGGVRVTVIAEPGVAMPELRCGDVVDVAMRLKVPERFRDPGAWQYGDYLLDQGIGVHASVRAGKLAAETARGAGKAWDLRCRVYAAQAWASGRMLAFARSGANRALPEGSRLTAEDAGTLNAMLFGDRLGLNREMRKGFERTGSFHLFVVSGMHVGLIALGIFWVSRRTRLPMWAGTFVTIGLTTGYAALTGLGIPVQRALGMASIFLIARLLDRHHNTLNALGAAVLGALAWSPSSLFEASFQMTFLAIVGVAGIAIPLGERTILPYARAARRIEEVWRDVRFEPRLAQFRVMLRMFGEALGRLLGRWAMGLPARGMRVVLWVAELCLVALVTEAVMALPMALYFHRVALLALPVNLLTVPVIAFLVPAAMATFCGSLLSPWVAVLPGTVTAVLLHAVAGTVGHIARLTAADVRVPGPASWVCGVVVAGLGFCCWASRQRRAVWGWLTVATLPLLVGLALLPATPSVIPGMLEVTAIDVGQGDSILVVGPNGRAMLVDAGGPVGGVGLRSGSADTGFDVGEEVVAPYLWSRELRRLDVLALTHEHSDHMGGMPAILRSFRPRELWVGVDVPSQAYGAMLAEASALGVRIRHLRAGDALPWDGVDVSVLGPEAEYRNAGAPKNDDSLVMRLQFGKASVLLEGDAERPEEATMLAHDRVGPVTLLKVGHHGSATSSTEGFLAAVSPRDAVISVGRGNTFGHPRGEVITRLAGRGVKLYRTDMFGMTTFLLGRDGGIREVVGTSN